A region from the Corynebacterium halotolerans YIM 70093 = DSM 44683 genome encodes:
- a CDS encoding DUF2382 domain-containing protein, which translates to MSQNPQIDDLFRATAYDSSGEKLGAVRQVYLDNRSGQPSFIEVSHGLFGMGDSLVPLRGSRLEGEQLDLAFPKEWIKDAPEFESGEGMTGDQENKLLHHYGVESAPEASGYRDPRDARDERTDDGGSDDRRGEERREEERREGERRRDENRTGDSPDLAAADERAVGEAQDLGGEYRLRKYVVTETRTIKVPVTREEVRVERVNEDGTVTPVDDPDLGDVDRDRR; encoded by the coding sequence ATGAGCCAGAATCCTCAGATCGACGACCTGTTCCGTGCCACCGCCTACGACAGCTCCGGCGAGAAGCTCGGCGCCGTCCGGCAGGTCTACCTGGACAACCGCAGCGGCCAGCCCTCCTTCATCGAGGTCTCCCACGGCCTGTTCGGCATGGGCGACAGCCTGGTCCCGCTGCGCGGCAGCAGACTCGAGGGCGAGCAGCTCGACCTGGCCTTCCCGAAGGAGTGGATCAAGGACGCCCCGGAATTCGAATCGGGGGAGGGGATGACCGGCGATCAGGAAAATAAGCTCCTGCACCACTACGGCGTTGAATCCGCCCCCGAGGCGTCCGGCTACCGCGACCCCCGTGACGCCCGCGACGAGCGGACCGACGACGGGGGCTCCGACGATCGCCGCGGAGAGGAGCGCCGCGAGGAGGAGCGGCGTGAGGGGGAGCGGCGCCGCGACGAGAACCGTACCGGTGACTCCCCGGACCTGGCCGCCGCTGACGAGCGCGCGGTGGGCGAGGCCCAGGACCTGGGCGGGGAGTACCGGCTGCGCAAGTACGTGGTCACCGAGACCCGCACCATCAAGGTCCCGGTCACCCGGGAGGAGGTGCGCGTCGAGCGGGTCAACGAGGACGGCACCGTCACCCCGGTCGACGATCCCGACCTCGGCGACGTCGACCGCGACCGCCGCTGA